Proteins encoded in a region of the Magallana gigas chromosome 8, xbMagGiga1.1, whole genome shotgun sequence genome:
- the LOC105324494 gene encoding diacylglycerol kinase delta isoform X1, whose product MAASLSLTEGPHKNGKRVEIAVAEESSESETEPEPAKRFHRRISTNREIKSSVLDAEIMACTKEGHLMKQTNFQRWKRRYFKLKGRKLYYAKDTKSVIFDEIELTDLSVAECSTKNINHSFQVITPFRNLVLCADSRREMEEWITALKTATNKEFYDGNASQREMMSGQHNWYACSHARPTYCNVCREALSGVTSHGLSCEVCKFKAHKRCAVKAQSNCKWTTLAAIGREILEDEDGLISMPHQWLEGNLPVSAKCNVCDKTCGSVLKLQDWRCLWCKAMVHSNCKDQISSVCPLGQCKLSILPPTAINNIDSDGYWEATRPPRTSPLLVFVNTKSGDNQGVKFLRRFKQLLNPAQVFDLMNGGPHPGLRLFQKFDQFRILVCGGDGSVGWVLSEIDKLDLHKQCQMGVLPFGTGNDLARVLGWGSTFDADTQLPVILEKLEHSQIKMLDRWSIWTYEGTMPPPRKLSQQFDPISVYEDSVANHLSKMLHSEDHAVVISSAKVLCQTVKDFVAKVGEAHEKEGQKDSDIALKCNVLNEKLESLLVTLNDEAEASTPSQEQTKSPSSPEQDSSNQDQDTVPGVITAPTKTKSAIFKPRDALMSRANSLKKAIRQIIEHTERAVDEQNAQTEEQYQRMKESPLYKADSSELLDSSETSPQRGLAAHAETSRSAPTFSIFTLEAAPKTPISSPRNLVHTDPNLSVKDLETGASRRISSMSMLNKTASVGSVLGRDKSPQKELTAPLFGVPFHTILPGLNSNIAGKLAGGSFISKVLLANADALCAAASPLVEDDIPPSEYTERCVMNNYFGIGLDAKITLDFQNKRDEHPEKCRSRTKNFMWYGVLGGKELVQRSFKNLDQRVQLECDGQRIPLPSLQGIVILNIPSYMGGANFWGGTKEDDTFQAPSFDDKILEVVAVFGSVQMAMSRVIDIQHHRIAQCRRVKITIMGDEAVPAQVDGEAWMQPPGYIHIVHKNRAQMLTRDRVFENTLKSWSEKQKEIERSVSPQPTSLSEEESLVLQNFVEVASTLIKGVKIASLKYSAVEQELFPLATQASEYMDRLFPAGKLAEMETGGMESYQVKHRPIKFKSKLKPTLRSQVIDFVRSVQHLNHDTSNFLSEKAAVLRLAPDISERLNASLAHLELELQKICQVCGINSTFQYDPSQITQSQEELIPLEHKRKPGKLRQVYSKLKGKNKDKQYIPLSYNVYNWTPEDVGQWLESRSLSEYKDSFIRNEIRGTELLTLDKGDLQDLGVTKVGHLKRIQQGIKELNNRMTAYDKSLVFDKNSS is encoded by the exons GTGATAACCCCGTTCAGGAACCTTGTTCTGTGCGCAGACAGTCGGAGAGAGATGGAGGAATGGATCACGGCCCTTAAAACGGCCACTAACAAAGAGTTTTACGAT GGGAATGCCAGTCAGCGTGAGATGATGTCCGGCCAGCACAACTGGTACGCGTGTTCCCACGCCCGTCCCACCTACTGCAATGTCTGCCGTGAGGCCCTCTCAGGGGTCACCTCCCATGGACTCTCCTGCGAGG TATGCAAGTTCAAAGCCCACAAGAGATGTGCTGTGAAAGCTCAATCTAACTGTAAGTGGACCACTCTGGCGGCCATTGGAAGAGAAATTCTGGAAGATGAAGACGGT CTGATCTCAATGCCACACCAGTGGTTAGAGGGAAACCTGCCGGTCAGTGCTAAGTGTAATGTCTGTGACAAGACTTGTGGAAGTGTGCTAAAACTACAGGACTGGCGGTGTCTCTGGTGTAAGGCCATG GTTCATTCAAACTGTAAGGACCAGATTTCGTCGGTGTGCCCCCTGGGTCAGTGTAAGCTCTCTATCCTACCTCCCACTGCCATCAACAACATAGACTCGGACGGTTACTGGGAGGCGACCCGACCCCCCAGGACCAGCCCCCTCCTGGTGTTTGTCAACACCAAATCGGGAGACAATCAG gGTGTTAAATTTTTACGACGATTTAAACAGCTTTTGAATCCTGCTCAGGTGTTTGATTTAATGAATGGGGGACCACATCCTGG GCTGAGGCTGTTTCAGAAGTTTGACCAGTTCCGGATCCTGGTGTGTGGGGGTGATGGAAGTGTTGGCTGGGTTCTCTCAGAAATCGATAAACTTGATCTCCATAAACAG TGTCAGATGGGGGTGCTGCCCTTTGGGACAGGGAATGACCTGGCCCGGGTCCTGGGGTGGGGATCAACCTTCGACGCTGACACACAGCTACCTGTGATACTAGAAAAATTAGAACATtcacaaattaaaatgttagaTAG GTGGAGTATATGGACTTATGAAGGAACAATGCCACCACCTCGAAAACTTTCTCAACAG TTTGACCCGATATCTGTGTACGAGGATTCAGTGGCTAACCATCTCTCCAAAATGTTACATTCCGAGGACCACGCTGTTGTCATTTCTTCTGCAAA AGTATTGTGTCAAACTGTAAAAGATTTTGTGGCAAAAGTAGGAGAAGCACACGAAAAAGAAGGCCAGAAGGACTCAGACATTGCCTTAAAG TGTAATGTGCTGAATGAAAAGTTAGAGAGTTTACTGGTCACCCTTAATGATGAAGCAGAGGCCTCTACCCCTTCTCAG GAACAAACAAAATCCCCTTCCTCTCCGGAACAAGATTCTAGCAATCAAGATCAAGACACCGTCCCTGGGGTTATTACCGCCCCCACCAAAACCAAATCT GCCATTTTTAAACCTAGAGATGCCCTTATGTCCAGAGCTAACAGTCTGAAAAAAGCAATCCGCCAAATCATAGAACACACTGAGCGAG CTGTTGATGAACAAAATGCACAAACTGAGGAACAATACCAGCGGATGAAGGAGTCGCCCCTGTACAAGGCAGACAGCTCCGAGCTGCTGGACTCCAGCGAGACTTCTCCACAAAGGGGGCTCGCTGCTCATGCCGAGACATCACGATCAGCCCCTACATTCTCCATCTTCACCCTGGAGGCAGCTCCAAAAACCCCCATATCCAGTCCAAGGAACTTAG TTCACACTGATCCTAACCTGAGCGTGAAGGACCTAGAAACAGGAGCGTCACGGAGGATCAGCAGTATGAGCATGCTCAATAAGACGGCCAGTGTCGGCTCGGTACTGGGCCGGGACAAAAGTCCTCAAAAGGAACTTACTGCTCCCTTGTTCGGGGTCCCCTTCCACACTATCCTACCGg GTTTGAACAGTAACATCGCCGGTAAGCTGGCGGGGGGAAGCTTTATCAGTAAGGTCCTGTTGGCCAATGCAGATGCCCTGTGTGCTGCCGCTTCCCCCCTCGTGGAGGATGACATTCCACC GTCAGAATATACTGAGCGCTGTGTAATGAACAATTATTTTGGAATTGGATTGGATGCCAAGATCACTTTAGACTTTCAAAATAAACGAGATGAACATCCAGAAAAATGCAG GAGTAGGACCAAGAACTTTATGTGGTATGGTGTGTTGGGAGGCAAGGAGCTGGTGCAGAGATCCTTCAAGAATCTGGACCAGCGGGTACAGCTGGAGTGTGATGGTCAGCGTATACCGCTGCCTAGCCTACAGGGCATAGTCATCCTCAATATACCAAG TTACATGGGTGGAGCAAACTTCTGGGGAGGAACAAAGGAAGATGAT ACATTTCAGGCCCCAAGCTTTGATGACAAGATTCTGGAGGTGGTGGCAGTGTTTGGGAGTGTTCAGATGGCCATGTCTCGAGTGATCGACATCCAACATCACAGGATAGCACAG TGCCGTCGTGTGAAGATCACCATCATGGGGGACGAGGCGGTGCCAGCACAGGTGGATGGGGAGGCGTGGATGCAGCCCCCGGGATACATCCACATCGTCCACAAGAACCGTGCCCAGATGTTGACCAGGGACAGG GTGTTTGAGAATACGCTGAAGTCTTGGTCAGAGAAGCAGAAAGAGATTGAGCGGTCCGTCAGCCCCCAGCCCACCTCTCTGTCTGAGGAGGAGTCCCTTGTACTACAGAACTTTGTGGAGGTTGCATCCACTCTCATCAAAGG TGTGAAGATTGCCTCCTTGAAGTACAGTGCAGTAGAGCAGGAGTTATTTCCCCTTGCTACTCAAGCCTCGGAGTACATGGACCGATTGTTTCCTGCGGGAAAGTTAGCAGAG ATGGAGACAGGAGGAATGGAGTCCTATCAG GTTAAACACAGACCtatcaaatttaaatcaaaattgaaa CCAACCCTCAGGAGTCAGGTGATTGATTTTGTTCGCAGCGTGCAGCACCTGAACCACGACACCAGTAACTTCCTATCGGAGAAGGCCGCTGTTCTA AGACTTGCACCTGATATATCGGAACGCCTGAACGCTTCATTGGCACACCTTGAGCTAGAGCTGCAGAAAATCTGCCAGGTGTGTGGGATTAACTCTACATTCCAGTACGACCCCTCACAGATCACACAATCACAGGAGGAG TTGATTCCCTTAGAACATAAAAGAAAGCCAGGAAAATTACGGCAAGTTTACAGCAAGTTAAAGGGAAAGAACAAAGACAAACAATACATTCCACTTT cATACAATGTTTATAACTGGACGCCAGAAGATGTGGGTCAGTGGCTCGAATCTCGATCTCTGTCTGAGTACAAAGACTCGTTCATTCGTAATGAGATACGTGGCACCGAGCTCCTAACTCTTGACAAGGGAGATCTGCAG GACCTCGGAGTGACAAAGGTCGGGCACCTGAAGAGGATTCAGCAGGGGATCAAAGAACTCAACAACCGCATGACTGCTTACGACAAATCTCTGGTGTTCGACAAAAACTCCTCCTGA
- the LOC105324494 gene encoding diacylglycerol kinase delta isoform X13 → MAASLSLTEGPHKNGKRVEIAVAEESSESETEPEPAKRFHRRISTNREIKSSACTKEGHLMKQTNFQRWKRRYFKLKGRKLYYAKDTKSVIFDEIELTDLSVAECSTKNINHSFQVITPFRNLVLCADSRREMEEWITALKTATNKEFYDGNASQREMMSGQHNWYACSHARPTYCNVCREALSGVTSHGLSCEVCKFKAHKRCAVKAQSNCKWTTLAAIGREILEDEDGLISMPHQWLEGNLPVSAKCNVCDKTCGSVLKLQDWRCLWCKAMVHSNCKDQISSVCPLGQCKLSILPPTAINNIDSDGYWEATRPPRTSPLLVFVNTKSGDNQGVKFLRRFKQLLNPAQVFDLMNGGPHPGLRLFQKFDQFRILVCGGDGSVGWVLSEIDKLDLHKQCQMGVLPFGTGNDLARVLGWGSTFDADTQLPVILEKLEHSQIKMLDRWSIWTYEGTMPPPRKLSQQFDPISVYEDSVANHLSKMLHSEDHAVVISSAKVLCQTVKDFVAKVGEAHEKEGQKDSDIALKCNVLNEKLESLLVTLNDEAEASTPSQEQTKSPSSPEQDSSNQDQDTVPGVITAPTKTKSAIFKPRDALMSRANSLKKAIRQIIEHTERAVDEQNAQTEEQYQRMKESPLYKADSSELLDSSETSPQRGLAAHAETSRSAPTFSIFTLEAAPKTPISSPRNLVHTDPNLSVKDLETGASRRISSMSMLNKTASVGSVLGRDKSPQKELTAPLFGVPFHTILPGLNSNIAGKLAGGSFISKVLLANADALCAAASPLVEDDIPPSEYTERCVMNNYFGIGLDAKITLDFQNKRDEHPEKCRSRTKNFMWYGVLGGKELVQRSFKNLDQRVQLECDGQRIPLPSLQGIVILNIPSYMGGANFWGGTKEDDTFQAPSFDDKILEVVAVFGSVQMAMSRVIDIQHHRIAQCRRVKITIMGDEAVPAQVDGEAWMQPPGYIHIVHKNRAQMLTRDRVFENTLKSWSEKQKEIERSVSPQPTSLSEEESLVLQNFVEVASTLIKGVKIASLKYSAVEQELFPLATQASEYMDRLFPAGKLAEMETGGMESYQPTLRSQVIDFVRSVQHLNHDTSNFLSEKAAVLRLAPDISERLNASLAHLELELQKICQVCGINSTFQYDPSQITQSQEELIPLEHKRKPGKLRQVYSKLKGKNKDKQYIPLSYNVYNWTPEDVGQWLESRSLSEYKDSFIRNEIRGTELLTLDKGDLQDLGVTKVGHLKRIQQGIKELNNRMTAYDKSLVFDKNSS, encoded by the exons GTGATAACCCCGTTCAGGAACCTTGTTCTGTGCGCAGACAGTCGGAGAGAGATGGAGGAATGGATCACGGCCCTTAAAACGGCCACTAACAAAGAGTTTTACGAT GGGAATGCCAGTCAGCGTGAGATGATGTCCGGCCAGCACAACTGGTACGCGTGTTCCCACGCCCGTCCCACCTACTGCAATGTCTGCCGTGAGGCCCTCTCAGGGGTCACCTCCCATGGACTCTCCTGCGAGG TATGCAAGTTCAAAGCCCACAAGAGATGTGCTGTGAAAGCTCAATCTAACTGTAAGTGGACCACTCTGGCGGCCATTGGAAGAGAAATTCTGGAAGATGAAGACGGT CTGATCTCAATGCCACACCAGTGGTTAGAGGGAAACCTGCCGGTCAGTGCTAAGTGTAATGTCTGTGACAAGACTTGTGGAAGTGTGCTAAAACTACAGGACTGGCGGTGTCTCTGGTGTAAGGCCATG GTTCATTCAAACTGTAAGGACCAGATTTCGTCGGTGTGCCCCCTGGGTCAGTGTAAGCTCTCTATCCTACCTCCCACTGCCATCAACAACATAGACTCGGACGGTTACTGGGAGGCGACCCGACCCCCCAGGACCAGCCCCCTCCTGGTGTTTGTCAACACCAAATCGGGAGACAATCAG gGTGTTAAATTTTTACGACGATTTAAACAGCTTTTGAATCCTGCTCAGGTGTTTGATTTAATGAATGGGGGACCACATCCTGG GCTGAGGCTGTTTCAGAAGTTTGACCAGTTCCGGATCCTGGTGTGTGGGGGTGATGGAAGTGTTGGCTGGGTTCTCTCAGAAATCGATAAACTTGATCTCCATAAACAG TGTCAGATGGGGGTGCTGCCCTTTGGGACAGGGAATGACCTGGCCCGGGTCCTGGGGTGGGGATCAACCTTCGACGCTGACACACAGCTACCTGTGATACTAGAAAAATTAGAACATtcacaaattaaaatgttagaTAG GTGGAGTATATGGACTTATGAAGGAACAATGCCACCACCTCGAAAACTTTCTCAACAG TTTGACCCGATATCTGTGTACGAGGATTCAGTGGCTAACCATCTCTCCAAAATGTTACATTCCGAGGACCACGCTGTTGTCATTTCTTCTGCAAA AGTATTGTGTCAAACTGTAAAAGATTTTGTGGCAAAAGTAGGAGAAGCACACGAAAAAGAAGGCCAGAAGGACTCAGACATTGCCTTAAAG TGTAATGTGCTGAATGAAAAGTTAGAGAGTTTACTGGTCACCCTTAATGATGAAGCAGAGGCCTCTACCCCTTCTCAG GAACAAACAAAATCCCCTTCCTCTCCGGAACAAGATTCTAGCAATCAAGATCAAGACACCGTCCCTGGGGTTATTACCGCCCCCACCAAAACCAAATCT GCCATTTTTAAACCTAGAGATGCCCTTATGTCCAGAGCTAACAGTCTGAAAAAAGCAATCCGCCAAATCATAGAACACACTGAGCGAG CTGTTGATGAACAAAATGCACAAACTGAGGAACAATACCAGCGGATGAAGGAGTCGCCCCTGTACAAGGCAGACAGCTCCGAGCTGCTGGACTCCAGCGAGACTTCTCCACAAAGGGGGCTCGCTGCTCATGCCGAGACATCACGATCAGCCCCTACATTCTCCATCTTCACCCTGGAGGCAGCTCCAAAAACCCCCATATCCAGTCCAAGGAACTTAG TTCACACTGATCCTAACCTGAGCGTGAAGGACCTAGAAACAGGAGCGTCACGGAGGATCAGCAGTATGAGCATGCTCAATAAGACGGCCAGTGTCGGCTCGGTACTGGGCCGGGACAAAAGTCCTCAAAAGGAACTTACTGCTCCCTTGTTCGGGGTCCCCTTCCACACTATCCTACCGg GTTTGAACAGTAACATCGCCGGTAAGCTGGCGGGGGGAAGCTTTATCAGTAAGGTCCTGTTGGCCAATGCAGATGCCCTGTGTGCTGCCGCTTCCCCCCTCGTGGAGGATGACATTCCACC GTCAGAATATACTGAGCGCTGTGTAATGAACAATTATTTTGGAATTGGATTGGATGCCAAGATCACTTTAGACTTTCAAAATAAACGAGATGAACATCCAGAAAAATGCAG GAGTAGGACCAAGAACTTTATGTGGTATGGTGTGTTGGGAGGCAAGGAGCTGGTGCAGAGATCCTTCAAGAATCTGGACCAGCGGGTACAGCTGGAGTGTGATGGTCAGCGTATACCGCTGCCTAGCCTACAGGGCATAGTCATCCTCAATATACCAAG TTACATGGGTGGAGCAAACTTCTGGGGAGGAACAAAGGAAGATGAT ACATTTCAGGCCCCAAGCTTTGATGACAAGATTCTGGAGGTGGTGGCAGTGTTTGGGAGTGTTCAGATGGCCATGTCTCGAGTGATCGACATCCAACATCACAGGATAGCACAG TGCCGTCGTGTGAAGATCACCATCATGGGGGACGAGGCGGTGCCAGCACAGGTGGATGGGGAGGCGTGGATGCAGCCCCCGGGATACATCCACATCGTCCACAAGAACCGTGCCCAGATGTTGACCAGGGACAGG GTGTTTGAGAATACGCTGAAGTCTTGGTCAGAGAAGCAGAAAGAGATTGAGCGGTCCGTCAGCCCCCAGCCCACCTCTCTGTCTGAGGAGGAGTCCCTTGTACTACAGAACTTTGTGGAGGTTGCATCCACTCTCATCAAAGG TGTGAAGATTGCCTCCTTGAAGTACAGTGCAGTAGAGCAGGAGTTATTTCCCCTTGCTACTCAAGCCTCGGAGTACATGGACCGATTGTTTCCTGCGGGAAAGTTAGCAGAG ATGGAGACAGGAGGAATGGAGTCCTATCAG CCAACCCTCAGGAGTCAGGTGATTGATTTTGTTCGCAGCGTGCAGCACCTGAACCACGACACCAGTAACTTCCTATCGGAGAAGGCCGCTGTTCTA AGACTTGCACCTGATATATCGGAACGCCTGAACGCTTCATTGGCACACCTTGAGCTAGAGCTGCAGAAAATCTGCCAGGTGTGTGGGATTAACTCTACATTCCAGTACGACCCCTCACAGATCACACAATCACAGGAGGAG TTGATTCCCTTAGAACATAAAAGAAAGCCAGGAAAATTACGGCAAGTTTACAGCAAGTTAAAGGGAAAGAACAAAGACAAACAATACATTCCACTTT cATACAATGTTTATAACTGGACGCCAGAAGATGTGGGTCAGTGGCTCGAATCTCGATCTCTGTCTGAGTACAAAGACTCGTTCATTCGTAATGAGATACGTGGCACCGAGCTCCTAACTCTTGACAAGGGAGATCTGCAG GACCTCGGAGTGACAAAGGTCGGGCACCTGAAGAGGATTCAGCAGGGGATCAAAGAACTCAACAACCGCATGACTGCTTACGACAAATCTCTGGTGTTCGACAAAAACTCCTCCTGA
- the LOC105324494 gene encoding diacylglycerol kinase delta isoform X8, translated as MFDIVINNRDAIRLHRISHFPDIRLEARVITPFRNLVLCADSRREMEEWITALKTATNKEFYDGNASQREMMSGQHNWYACSHARPTYCNVCREALSGVTSHGLSCEVCKFKAHKRCAVKAQSNCKWTTLAAIGREILEDEDGLISMPHQWLEGNLPVSAKCNVCDKTCGSVLKLQDWRCLWCKAMVHSNCKDQISSVCPLGQCKLSILPPTAINNIDSDGYWEATRPPRTSPLLVFVNTKSGDNQGVKFLRRFKQLLNPAQVFDLMNGGPHPGLRLFQKFDQFRILVCGGDGSVGWVLSEIDKLDLHKQCQMGVLPFGTGNDLARVLGWGSTFDADTQLPVILEKLEHSQIKMLDRWSIWTYEGTMPPPRKLSQQFDPISVYEDSVANHLSKMLHSEDHAVVISSAKVLCQTVKDFVAKVGEAHEKEGQKDSDIALKCNVLNEKLESLLVTLNDEAEASTPSQEQTKSPSSPEQDSSNQDQDTVPGVITAPTKTKSAIFKPRDALMSRANSLKKAIRQIIEHTERAVDEQNAQTEEQYQRMKESPLYKADSSELLDSSETSPQRGLAAHAETSRSAPTFSIFTLEAAPKTPISSPRNLVHTDPNLSVKDLETGASRRISSMSMLNKTASVGSVLGRDKSPQKELTAPLFGVPFHTILPGLNSNIAGKLAGGSFISKVLLANADALCAAASPLVEDDIPPSEYTERCVMNNYFGIGLDAKITLDFQNKRDEHPEKCRSRTKNFMWYGVLGGKELVQRSFKNLDQRVQLECDGQRIPLPSLQGIVILNIPSYMGGANFWGGTKEDDTFQAPSFDDKILEVVAVFGSVQMAMSRVIDIQHHRIAQCRRVKITIMGDEAVPAQVDGEAWMQPPGYIHIVHKNRAQMLTRDRVFENTLKSWSEKQKEIERSVSPQPTSLSEEESLVLQNFVEVASTLIKGVKIASLKYSAVEQELFPLATQASEYMDRLFPAGKLAEMETGGMESYQVKHRPIKFKSKLKPTLRSQVIDFVRSVQHLNHDTSNFLSEKAAVLRLAPDISERLNASLAHLELELQKICQVCGINSTFQYDPSQITQSQEELIPLEHKRKPGKLRQVYSKLKGKNKDKQYIPLSYNVYNWTPEDVGQWLESRSLSEYKDSFIRNEIRGTELLTLDKGDLQDLGVTKVGHLKRIQQGIKELNNRMTAYDKSLVFDKNSS; from the exons ATGTTTGATATCGTGATAAATAACAGAGATGCCATCAGATTACACAGGATTTCACACTTCCCTGACATTCGATTGGAAGCTAGG GTGATAACCCCGTTCAGGAACCTTGTTCTGTGCGCAGACAGTCGGAGAGAGATGGAGGAATGGATCACGGCCCTTAAAACGGCCACTAACAAAGAGTTTTACGAT GGGAATGCCAGTCAGCGTGAGATGATGTCCGGCCAGCACAACTGGTACGCGTGTTCCCACGCCCGTCCCACCTACTGCAATGTCTGCCGTGAGGCCCTCTCAGGGGTCACCTCCCATGGACTCTCCTGCGAGG TATGCAAGTTCAAAGCCCACAAGAGATGTGCTGTGAAAGCTCAATCTAACTGTAAGTGGACCACTCTGGCGGCCATTGGAAGAGAAATTCTGGAAGATGAAGACGGT CTGATCTCAATGCCACACCAGTGGTTAGAGGGAAACCTGCCGGTCAGTGCTAAGTGTAATGTCTGTGACAAGACTTGTGGAAGTGTGCTAAAACTACAGGACTGGCGGTGTCTCTGGTGTAAGGCCATG GTTCATTCAAACTGTAAGGACCAGATTTCGTCGGTGTGCCCCCTGGGTCAGTGTAAGCTCTCTATCCTACCTCCCACTGCCATCAACAACATAGACTCGGACGGTTACTGGGAGGCGACCCGACCCCCCAGGACCAGCCCCCTCCTGGTGTTTGTCAACACCAAATCGGGAGACAATCAG gGTGTTAAATTTTTACGACGATTTAAACAGCTTTTGAATCCTGCTCAGGTGTTTGATTTAATGAATGGGGGACCACATCCTGG GCTGAGGCTGTTTCAGAAGTTTGACCAGTTCCGGATCCTGGTGTGTGGGGGTGATGGAAGTGTTGGCTGGGTTCTCTCAGAAATCGATAAACTTGATCTCCATAAACAG TGTCAGATGGGGGTGCTGCCCTTTGGGACAGGGAATGACCTGGCCCGGGTCCTGGGGTGGGGATCAACCTTCGACGCTGACACACAGCTACCTGTGATACTAGAAAAATTAGAACATtcacaaattaaaatgttagaTAG GTGGAGTATATGGACTTATGAAGGAACAATGCCACCACCTCGAAAACTTTCTCAACAG TTTGACCCGATATCTGTGTACGAGGATTCAGTGGCTAACCATCTCTCCAAAATGTTACATTCCGAGGACCACGCTGTTGTCATTTCTTCTGCAAA AGTATTGTGTCAAACTGTAAAAGATTTTGTGGCAAAAGTAGGAGAAGCACACGAAAAAGAAGGCCAGAAGGACTCAGACATTGCCTTAAAG TGTAATGTGCTGAATGAAAAGTTAGAGAGTTTACTGGTCACCCTTAATGATGAAGCAGAGGCCTCTACCCCTTCTCAG GAACAAACAAAATCCCCTTCCTCTCCGGAACAAGATTCTAGCAATCAAGATCAAGACACCGTCCCTGGGGTTATTACCGCCCCCACCAAAACCAAATCT GCCATTTTTAAACCTAGAGATGCCCTTATGTCCAGAGCTAACAGTCTGAAAAAAGCAATCCGCCAAATCATAGAACACACTGAGCGAG CTGTTGATGAACAAAATGCACAAACTGAGGAACAATACCAGCGGATGAAGGAGTCGCCCCTGTACAAGGCAGACAGCTCCGAGCTGCTGGACTCCAGCGAGACTTCTCCACAAAGGGGGCTCGCTGCTCATGCCGAGACATCACGATCAGCCCCTACATTCTCCATCTTCACCCTGGAGGCAGCTCCAAAAACCCCCATATCCAGTCCAAGGAACTTAG TTCACACTGATCCTAACCTGAGCGTGAAGGACCTAGAAACAGGAGCGTCACGGAGGATCAGCAGTATGAGCATGCTCAATAAGACGGCCAGTGTCGGCTCGGTACTGGGCCGGGACAAAAGTCCTCAAAAGGAACTTACTGCTCCCTTGTTCGGGGTCCCCTTCCACACTATCCTACCGg GTTTGAACAGTAACATCGCCGGTAAGCTGGCGGGGGGAAGCTTTATCAGTAAGGTCCTGTTGGCCAATGCAGATGCCCTGTGTGCTGCCGCTTCCCCCCTCGTGGAGGATGACATTCCACC GTCAGAATATACTGAGCGCTGTGTAATGAACAATTATTTTGGAATTGGATTGGATGCCAAGATCACTTTAGACTTTCAAAATAAACGAGATGAACATCCAGAAAAATGCAG GAGTAGGACCAAGAACTTTATGTGGTATGGTGTGTTGGGAGGCAAGGAGCTGGTGCAGAGATCCTTCAAGAATCTGGACCAGCGGGTACAGCTGGAGTGTGATGGTCAGCGTATACCGCTGCCTAGCCTACAGGGCATAGTCATCCTCAATATACCAAG TTACATGGGTGGAGCAAACTTCTGGGGAGGAACAAAGGAAGATGAT ACATTTCAGGCCCCAAGCTTTGATGACAAGATTCTGGAGGTGGTGGCAGTGTTTGGGAGTGTTCAGATGGCCATGTCTCGAGTGATCGACATCCAACATCACAGGATAGCACAG TGCCGTCGTGTGAAGATCACCATCATGGGGGACGAGGCGGTGCCAGCACAGGTGGATGGGGAGGCGTGGATGCAGCCCCCGGGATACATCCACATCGTCCACAAGAACCGTGCCCAGATGTTGACCAGGGACAGG GTGTTTGAGAATACGCTGAAGTCTTGGTCAGAGAAGCAGAAAGAGATTGAGCGGTCCGTCAGCCCCCAGCCCACCTCTCTGTCTGAGGAGGAGTCCCTTGTACTACAGAACTTTGTGGAGGTTGCATCCACTCTCATCAAAGG TGTGAAGATTGCCTCCTTGAAGTACAGTGCAGTAGAGCAGGAGTTATTTCCCCTTGCTACTCAAGCCTCGGAGTACATGGACCGATTGTTTCCTGCGGGAAAGTTAGCAGAG ATGGAGACAGGAGGAATGGAGTCCTATCAG GTTAAACACAGACCtatcaaatttaaatcaaaattgaaa CCAACCCTCAGGAGTCAGGTGATTGATTTTGTTCGCAGCGTGCAGCACCTGAACCACGACACCAGTAACTTCCTATCGGAGAAGGCCGCTGTTCTA AGACTTGCACCTGATATATCGGAACGCCTGAACGCTTCATTGGCACACCTTGAGCTAGAGCTGCAGAAAATCTGCCAGGTGTGTGGGATTAACTCTACATTCCAGTACGACCCCTCACAGATCACACAATCACAGGAGGAG TTGATTCCCTTAGAACATAAAAGAAAGCCAGGAAAATTACGGCAAGTTTACAGCAAGTTAAAGGGAAAGAACAAAGACAAACAATACATTCCACTTT cATACAATGTTTATAACTGGACGCCAGAAGATGTGGGTCAGTGGCTCGAATCTCGATCTCTGTCTGAGTACAAAGACTCGTTCATTCGTAATGAGATACGTGGCACCGAGCTCCTAACTCTTGACAAGGGAGATCTGCAG GACCTCGGAGTGACAAAGGTCGGGCACCTGAAGAGGATTCAGCAGGGGATCAAAGAACTCAACAACCGCATGACTGCTTACGACAAATCTCTGGTGTTCGACAAAAACTCCTCCTGA